One Prolixibacteraceae bacterium DNA segment encodes these proteins:
- a CDS encoding IS66 family transposase yields the protein MNKSDIIEDVSKEDLLDQLQKMMTKYSNVDSENTNLKQEIESLKAQIAYLQRRIFGSTKETYKDPNQLELALEVEEKNLEDLQISSPEEEVIEVVKKKKKAKRKSIPSDLPRQVEVIEPDDVPEGATRIGEEISERIEFSPGKLYVRQIVRPKYRLLEEDSIIISELPSDLIPKCMAGNSLISQFIVGKFYDHIPLYRAQGIFKRSGIDFPKATINGWIRKAAELLSPLYKHIEKKVIQSDYIQADEKSIKVLTDKKQGATHLGYFWIYYAPHIKSCLFTYDNSRRGSVPESTLKEFKGVLQTDGYQGYHKLGRQKEVIKLACMAHARRKFFEAKENDRTRAEYALKKIQELYKIERTSQEKELSIEETYLLRQELAVPILEELGQWLKKESLTALPKSPIGKAINYSLNLWDELCRYTEDGSYIIDNNNVENKVRPVAIGRKNYLFAGSEEGAKRAAMFYTLSSMCKMADVEPHAWYTDILNRISDTKPSKYDDLLPQNWK from the coding sequence ATGAATAAGAGCGATATCATAGAGGATGTAAGTAAAGAAGATCTTTTGGACCAACTCCAAAAGATGATGACTAAATACTCTAATGTCGACTCTGAAAACACCAACTTAAAACAAGAGATAGAATCCTTAAAGGCACAGATTGCCTATCTTCAAAGACGTATCTTTGGCTCAACCAAAGAAACCTATAAAGATCCGAACCAATTAGAGTTAGCTCTTGAAGTCGAAGAGAAAAATCTAGAAGACTTACAGATATCTTCTCCAGAAGAGGAGGTTATTGAGGTTGTTAAGAAGAAAAAAAAGGCAAAAAGAAAAAGTATCCCTTCTGACCTTCCTCGTCAAGTAGAAGTGATTGAACCTGATGATGTCCCAGAGGGAGCAACTCGTATTGGAGAAGAGATATCAGAGAGGATTGAGTTTAGTCCAGGTAAGCTTTATGTAAGACAAATTGTTCGTCCTAAATACCGTCTACTCGAAGAGGATAGCATTATCATCTCCGAGCTTCCGTCGGATCTTATCCCCAAATGTATGGCGGGAAACTCATTAATAAGTCAATTTATTGTTGGTAAATTCTACGACCATATACCTCTTTATAGAGCCCAAGGGATCTTTAAAAGATCAGGAATTGATTTTCCTAAAGCAACCATCAATGGATGGATAAGGAAGGCTGCTGAACTACTTTCTCCACTATACAAACATATCGAGAAAAAAGTAATCCAGTCAGACTATATTCAAGCCGATGAGAAAAGCATCAAGGTTCTAACAGATAAGAAACAAGGAGCCACTCATCTTGGTTATTTTTGGATATATTATGCACCACATATAAAGAGTTGTTTATTTACTTACGATAACTCTCGAAGGGGTTCTGTACCAGAATCTACATTAAAAGAGTTTAAAGGAGTTCTCCAGACAGATGGATATCAAGGTTATCATAAACTTGGACGCCAAAAAGAAGTTATAAAGTTAGCATGTATGGCACATGCTCGACGGAAATTTTTTGAGGCAAAAGAAAATGATCGAACTCGTGCTGAATATGCTTTGAAAAAAATCCAAGAACTATATAAGATAGAGAGAACAAGTCAGGAAAAAGAGTTGTCTATCGAAGAAACCTATCTTCTTCGACAAGAACTTGCTGTACCTATACTAGAGGAACTCGGTCAATGGTTAAAAAAAGAGTCTCTTACAGCATTACCTAAAAGCCCTATTGGGAAAGCAATCAACTATAGTCTAAATCTATGGGATGAACTGTGTCGATATACAGAAGATGGAAGCTACATAATCGACAATAATAATGTAGAGAATAAAGTACGCCCAGTAGCCATTGGACGTAAAAACTATCTCTTTGCAGGATCAGAAGAGGGAGCTAAAAGAGCAGCAATGTTCTATACTTTATCTTCAATGTGCAAAATGGCAGACGTTGAACCTCATGCATGGTATACAGATATCTTAAATCGTATATCCGACACCAAGCCATCGAAATACGATGACTTACTTCCTCAAAACTGGAAATAA